A stretch of the Bos indicus isolate NIAB-ARS_2022 breed Sahiwal x Tharparkar chromosome 13, NIAB-ARS_B.indTharparkar_mat_pri_1.0, whole genome shotgun sequence genome encodes the following:
- the LOC109567539 gene encoding endogenous retrovirus group PABLB member 1 Env polyprotein-like, with protein sequence MELGKRLLLLGFTNAILNLTTVPVQGNIFISWAHSYANFHNSSNCWVCGAMPLSVMDGLPWWVSPLHDGDFLPLCSFLEQQKGTFVSLSNHDLSLLPWCKKEPSMGLGHGVTFSMNASLKALTSAYNSYMSNGQKNSTPTKEEQTFRYHEVYYQVWDEYFWMTSERGQVITRATICWEQKEHKIGFGDHPLNPKDLKYMGYLSAEQCKQILDVTYHPSRSAQWPGSDWKYSPGIRWVAPNGTKWLCGPNLWPWLPVGWVGRCTLGFVFAPGRIKPSLHHPPANLPYLHARWTRSTFQWYDYLAGFFVPSIGTADIMVKVEALNNFTKQALLDSKKAIEALNEEQSQMRKAVMQNRMALDILTAAQGGTCAIIKVECCVYIPDLSGNVSAAMEDMQKQVKAMSGENIPFWTSILSWVKGDWWKTIVNVVIVFLIILVCGPCLLQCLVNFVTQRLVAFSHAVAHRTNVQSTSK encoded by the coding sequence ATGGAGCTGGGTAAGCGACTCCTGCTACTCGGCTTCACCAACGCAATTCTGAACCTGACCACTGTCCCGGTACAGGGCAACATCTTCATCTCATGGGCACATTCTTACGCGAACTTCCACAACTCCTCCAATTGTTGGGTATGTGGGGCTATGCCCCTGTCAGTAATGGACGGACTCCCCTGGTGGGTATCGCCACTTCATGATGGAGACTTTCTACCACTGTGTTCTTTCTTGGAACAACAGAAAGGAACTTTCGTTTCTCTCAGCAATCATGATCTTTCTTTGCTCCCCTGGTGTAAGAAAGAGCCATCAATGGGCCTGGGACATGGGGTTACATTTAGCATGAACGCTAGTCTTAAGGCACTAACAAGTGCTTATAACTCATATATGAGCAATGGACAGAAGAACAGCACCCCTACAAAAGAGGAACAGACCTTCCGGTACCATGAGGTATACTACCAGGTCTGGGATGAATATTTCTGGATGACTTCTGAGAGAGGACAGGTGATTACTCGCGCTACAATTTGCTGggaacaaaaagaacacaaaattggATTTGGAGACCACCCCCTAAAcccaaaagatttaaaatatatgggTTATTTGTCCGCTGAACAATGTAAACAAATCTTGGACGTAACCTATCACCCCAGTCGGTCTGCTCAGTGGCCCGGTTCCGACTGGAAATATAGTCCCGGAATCCGCTGGGTAGCCCCCAACGGGACCAAGTGGCTCTGTGGGCCTAACTTATGGCCATGGTTACCAGTTGGCTGGGTAGGGCGTTGCACACTAGGGTTTGTTTTCGCCCCTGGCAGAATTAAGCCTAGCCTACACCATCCTCCAGCAAACCTGCCCTATCTGCATGCAAGATGGACACGATCCACGTTCCAATGGTATGACTATCTTGCTGGCTTCTTTGTACCCTCTATAGGGACAGCAGATATCATGGTTAAGGTAGAGGCCTTAAATAATTTCACTAAACAGGCCCTCTTAGACAGTAAAAAAGCCATTGAAGCTTTGAACGAAGAACAATCTCAGATGAGGAAGGCAGTAATGCAAAATAGGATGGCATTAGACATACTCACAGCAGCCCAGGGGGGAACTTGTGCCATAATTAAAGTCGAATGTTGTGTATACATCCCTGACCTGTCTGGAAATGTATCTGCTGCCATGGAGGATATGCAAAAACAAGTGAAAGCCATGTCTGGTGAAAATATTCCTTTTTGGACTTCGATCCTGTCCTGGGTAAAGGGAGACTGGTGGAAAACTATTGTAAATGTTGTTATAGTATTCTTAATCATACTGGTTTGTGGGCCCTGCTTGTTACAATGCCTTGTGAATTTTGTAACCCAGAGGTTGGTAGCATTCTCTCATGCGGTTGCCCATAGGACTAACGTACAATCTACCTCTAAATGA